One Bythopirellula goksoeyrii genomic window, TAAGTGGCGGATCGACGGGAAACAATAATTCTGAAAATAGATGCGACCGCAGTGCCTCAAGTTTCTCGGGTTCACCGTGCACGGTGACAGTCTCAAGAGAGGTTCCTGCTAAGATACCGAAAATGAACGTGAGTCCCATCACATGGTCCAAATGAGCATGCGAAAGATACACATCAAGCGTGTCGGTACATAAGTAATCATTGACCCTGTACATCGCCGATCCGGCATCAAAGACGACTCCCAATTCCGGCAACATCAAACAGGCCGTATGCCTGCGATCGTTGGGGTGGTAGCCGCTTGTTCCCAGTAAAACTAATTTCATAGGGGTCCCGGATGAGTCCTTGATCTGTTGCGTACCTAATTCCACGCAATAGTGCAAAGCTAGGGCGGTCTGCTATTGTACAGGGAGTGGGGCAGCCAATCTATTGCAACCTACTGCAAAGGGCGTGCCCTACACATCTCAATCCTAGCATTTTTCTCGGAGCGAATATGCAGAGCGGAAGCATTCTCAATCGACTACCGGTGATTATTATCGCTCTTTTGGCAGTCTCAGCGGCGGTGGGGCTGACGATCGCGTTGCAAAATTCCCCCAAGGGACCCGTGGTGGTGATTTATACTGCCCTGGATGAGCAATTCTCACGCCCGATACTCGATAAATTCACTGAGCAAACGGGAATTCGTGTGCTCGCCAAGTACGACACCGAGTCTACCAAGAGCGTCGGGCTTACCCAGGCTCTGTTTGCCGAACGTTCGAGGCCTCGTTGCGATGTGTTCTGGAACAACGAGATGGTCAATACCCTGCGTCTGGCGCGAGACGGTCTGTTGCAGGATCGCGACAGTTCCCTCTACGCGGAATTTCCAACCGAATACCGCTCAAAGGAGAATCTTTGGTGTGGATTCGCCGCCCGCGCGCGCGTTCTGCTGGTGAATACAGACCTCGTTTCCGATCAGGATTTCCCTTCAGGTATTGAAGACCTCTGCGATCCCATGTGGAAAGATCGTGTAGGAATCGCCAAGCCACTCGCCGGCACCACGGCCAGCCACGCAGCTTGCCTCTTCGCGGTTTGGGGCGAAGAACGAACCAAAGATTTCTTTCGACGCTTGAAGGCGAACGCCCAAGTTCTCGGTGGCAACAAACAGGTCGCCCGCGCCGTGGCGACCGGTTCTCTGGCCTTCGGCATCACCGATACCGACGACGCACTCATTGAACTCGAAGCGGGATTCCCTGTCGCGATCATCTATCCCGATCAGGAGGAAGATCAGCTGGGCACTCTTTTCATTCCCAATACAGTTGCGATGGTCAAGGGTGCCCCGCACGAAAAGTCTGCACAGAAGTTGATCGAATTTCTGCTCTCTCCTGAAGTTGAAGAAATACTGGCTGCCGGACCTAGCGCACAAATCCCACTCAGGCCAGGAGTGCCAAAAAGCGATCGTGTGGAGTCGCCCGCCACGGTCAAGGCGATGCAAGTTGATTTCCAAAAAGCCGCGGCCACGTGGAATGCTGCGGCGCAGTTTTTACGCAGCGAATTCGCAACGGCCGAGTGATTTGTTAGCCGCGACGCGCCGCGAAGTCCTGCTTCGCAAAGTGGAGCGCGCCCAGCGCGGCAACGTAGCAAGGTCGTCAGCAAGTGTCTCTTCGCAATCTCTAGCACGTGCCATAATTATCCTCCGACCCTCGGGCTTTATGGTCAGCCCAATACGCTTTTGCTGTTTCGATATCGCGATCACAGTAGACTCGATAACCAGGCCCGTAATCGATACGCAACTCACACACACCATCTCCAACCGTTTTGTGGCGAATTCCGCAGTGATAAGGAACACCATTCAAGTTGAGACCGTCCCGAGGCACCAGATCCCCTACTGCGAACGTTGCCATAGCAAGCATCATTATGGCTTACGTCGAGAATTAACCACCCAAGACAGAGTTTCGCTCGATGAGTTGTGTATGTGGACAATAACCTGCGCCGGCGTTTCACACTTGGGCAGGTACACGCCTTGTATGAGCCTAAGATGGCTTTAGATCTGTGTAGGCATTACTTGCTACCGAGGCGATCGGTGGGCTTTCTTGTTCACGTGGGGAGTTGTGAATTGGATACTCTGAGAATTTGTATTGAACTGAAAATGTTCTCGTCATCCTTAGTTTCAGTCCCGAGGTCGACTCGGATACGATGGGCTCCTGCCCATGGAGCAATGTCGAATGAATCGAGCACGCGGACAACTCGATCACGAAAGGGACCGACCAAGACATGCACCATTTCACCCTGTTGAAATGGTTCGCCATTCTTCAGGCTGCGAGAGTAATAAAATGGTCCTAAGATAGGCCAACCAATTAGGATACCGACAAAGTACCCCAACAGTGCGGCCAGTAAACAGCAGCCTATGAATAGGAGAGGGTCAGGCCATCCGGAGGGGCGGAGTAGCAGCGGCCAGCAACTTCTTACAACCCACAAAACGAAACCAAGTGGGATCACCATGAGCCAGAGCTTGCTTGGCCACTCGTTCGCTACGAAGTAGTGAATTGGACTTGGTTTCTTCATCCTTCGAGTCCAGAACAAAAATAGCATCGTTTCTGTTTCATTCAATAAGATGCCAGCTCTTCAGATAGTTGCAAGGCGTAAATCAATCACGACCAAGGCAAAAGTCCAGCCTTGCACTTGCAGCTACCAGAAACTGCCTCGCCTTCATCGACCGAAGCACTTTCGGTTCAGCCAGAGGCAGGAACCGCCCGGGCGAATATGCTCGTCTTGCCTTGGAGACCTCAGAGCCCCCGACGGTGACGGCGCCTTGGGCGTTGGCCAGGAGGGGCCGGTTTCTTCTCAGCTGGTTCCGCGTCGGCGCGTGCTTCTTGCGGTGGAGCAGCAGTAGCGACCGTTTGGAATCCTTCGATTTCGTCACGCTTCAACAGAGTGTTGATGAGCATTTCGATCCGTGTGAGTTCGATTCCCTGTTCGGGGGTAACAAAAGAATAAGCGACTCCCTCACGTCCCATGCGGCCTGTGCGTCCCACCCGATGGACATAATCGTCGGAGGATTGGGGCAGATCATAGTTGACAATGTGCGAAATATTGGAAACATCGATGCCGCGACCGACGACATCTGTGGCGATCAAGATCTTCACGTCTCCGGCACGAAATTTACGCATGACTCGATCCCGGGCTGACTGCTGCATGTCACCATGGATGAGGTCCACCGAGGGTGTTTTCTTCGAAAGTTTGTTGTGCAATCGATCCGTGCCACGCTTGGTGCGACAAAAGACAATCGCCTGCTCGGGATCTTCTCGCTGAATCAGTCGGACCAAAAGTTCGTACTTGCGCTCCTCATCGACCGAAAAATAATGCTGCTCGATCGTGTCGACCGTCTTGTTCTTCGGCGAAAAGTCCATGATCTCCGGGTCGACCATGTAGCGTTTGGCAAGTCGCTCGATTCCCGGGGCCACGGTCGCACTTAAGAGCAGTGTCTGCCGTTTCTGGGGACAACGGCGAAGTATTTTCTCAATATCGGGACGAAAACCGATATCGAGCATCCGATCGGCCTCATCCAGAACAACGAATTCCAGTTTCTCCAGCTTTAAAGCACTGCGAGACAAGAGATCAATCACGCGACCCGGCGTGCCGACGACAATGTCCGCTCCACGGCCCAATCGATCGATTTGCTGCCGAATGGGCTTACCACCATAGACTGCCTGGCAACGCGTCTTGCGGCCGTGGGCCAACTTGCTGATTTCGTCCCGTACCTGGACGGCCAATTCGCGCGTGGGAACCAGCACGAGCGCTTGAGGCAACGGCCCGCATGACTCTGTGCCAAGTCGCTCCAAGATGGGAATCGCAAAAGCTGCTGTCTTCCCGGTACCAGTGCGCGCCTGACCCAGCACATCGACACCCGCGATTGCCCTAGGAATGATTCCCGCTTGAACAGGTGAAGGCTCATGATATGAGGCAGCAACCAGCGAAGCCAACATCACATCCGAGAGGCCAAGTTGGGCAAATGTAGGAGCAGGTCCAGAGTCAGGCGTCTCTTCGCTCGAAGCAGGATTAGTAACCAAAATGAGTCGGATTTCGTTCTGAGGAATTCGGCACGAGTGGTATAACCACAAGTCTGGCATGGCCTACTGGGACATTCCGTGTAGTCCAAACCATGAAAAGAGGCTAACACTTCTGGCTTAAGGGGTCAATTGACCGCCCAGAAGCATAGAAAAACCGATTGCGCCCCATGGACGCAATCGGCTCGTAAGATTTGTGGCCTTCGAATCGCACTAGAAAGTAGATTCGCCAAGGGCTCACTATTTCTTGGCAGTCTTCTTCTTGGCGACGCGCTTCTTGGTGCTTCGCTTAGCGGGAGCAGCCTTTGCGGCGGTCTTCTTCTTGGCTGCCTTCTTCTTTGGCGACTTCTTGGCTGCCTTCTTCTTCGTGGACTTCTTGGCAGCTTTCTTCTTGGTCGACTTCTTGGCCGCAGCCTTTTTCTTAGTCGATTTCTTAGCGGCCTTCTTGGGAGCTGCCTTAGCAGCCTTCTTCTTCGTGGACTTTCTTGCTGTTGTAGCCATAGCCTTTTGGGCTCCTTCCGTGATTGCGCCCGGTATTGATATGGTTCTCCCTCTGGGCGCTCAGAAAGAAAGGGAGGAACCCACTTAGAATTGAATAGAACTGCTTTCTCAAGACAATTTCTCTAGGCTGCAGTTCTAATGACTCCTCATAAAGTTGCTGGGGGGACGACTTATCGCGTAGGCGGATAACAGGGCCTGGAGATAGTGAGTTGGATATGCCGTCAGTTTATGAATTAGATAAAATGAAAATCAGGATCTAGGTTTGAATGACAATACGTGGATCGTAGGAAGCTGTGATCAGTATAAAGTTGGTTTGATTAATCGTCAAAACTTTGGTGTATGAATTACTCGAATCGGTCACAAATCCACAATCGATTCCAACAACTTCCTTCGACTGCGCGCAATTGAACCAATTACTTATTGATCTCGTCAATACGAATTTGCAAAATATTTGGAAATCCGTAAGCCTGGCGAGCACTTTTGGGACTCGCGGATAGAATTGACCAAGGGGTGAATTCGGTTCACTGGGTGGCTTCAAGACGATCGGCGAGCCCAGGCAATCAAGTCTTCCGTCTGCTCGGCAAACCCATGGCGATCGGTGCCAAGTGGGCTCTTGAAGAAGCTGCCGAGTACCCCCAATGCACCGGTCTCTCCCCGCTCTTGAGCAACCAAAACAAAGCGCACCAGATCGAGCACCAGAGGGGCCGCCAGGAGCGAATCGCAGCCCTGCCAAGTGAGCTGCAAAGTCATCGGAGTCTGCAAAAAACCGCGGAAATGTACGTGATCCCACGCGGTTTTCCAATCGCCCAGACTGGCGATATGCTCGATCGACACAAGGCTCTGGGGGGCGTATCCGAGGATTCGTTCTAGGAGTTGATCCTTGCTTTTCACCTTCGAAGCTTTGTTGTCTGGATCACTCAAAACCTTGCCGTCGAGATTGCCAAAAATATTGTGTCCGACCCAACTCATGACCTCCAAATTCCTGGAAGCGAACATGGGAGCTAGCACGCTCTTCAGGAGGGTCTCACCCGTCTTGGCGTCCCGACCGGCGTGGCAAATATTTTTTTTTCGAGCAAGCTCATCGATACCCTTCGGGGTAGCTCCTAAAGAGGGGGTGAAATTGATATAGGGCATACCCAACTCCAAGGCTCCGATGGCGTAGAGGCTGCTGGCCGGCAAGGGACAATCAGGTTGCCCGAGTTGCTCCTCGGCTGCCTCCCAGGTCTCAGGCCACAAGGAAGAATCCACCAGGGCCTCGGTAGATGCCAGATTCACAACCACCACGTTGTCGAGTCGCTCACGCTGCTGAAAATCCCTCAAGTCGGCCTGCACCCGGTCCACAGCATCGCGGGCACTTTTTTCAACCGCGACATCTGGGGAGGCCAAATCACGAATGGTGGGCCCCACATTCCACAGGACACCCGGACGGATATTGGCTTCGGCCGAAGCAAGGAAATCTTGACTCTTTTCCAAGGCAACGGCTTCAATGACTCGGCTGTCGTGATGCAGCCGTTGTGCCTCGTCTTGTAAGGTAGAAGAGCGAATTTCGTGACCTCCCACGACAAATTGGTCCCAATTCGTCAAAGGCAGGTGGGCGAATTCGGCAAGACAGCTCACCAGGCCAGTCTCTGGCGTTAACCCGTTGCGGAGAGCCGAGAGTCCTACAAGTGTTGTGACGGAAACCCCTCCACGGGCTCCGATGATCCAGATTCCGATTCGTGGGGTGCTCATAAGTTGAATGGCAAGTAAGTCAGAGAGTAACGGGGGAGGATATTGGCCGAGGGGGTGCAGCTTCTCAACGCAACTACACTAGGAACCGGCTCCGGCAAGGTTTATGATTGTCGCATTACCCGGCGAAGAGCGTCAACAGGCGAGGTCGGGACGAACTGACACCCCTTTCTCGCTCAGAATGGCGACCTACCTCCATGTTAGAAACTGTTGATTTAGCCCCTCGGGACGCAATCCTGGGACTCACCGTGGCATTCAATGAGGATCCACGATCCGAAAAAGTGAATCTGAGTGTCGGAGTCTATCAAGATGAACACGGCAAGACTCCAACTCTTGGGAGTGTTGTCGAGGCCGAAAACATCCTGGCGGCAGGGCCCTCCAACAAGGCCTATCTGCCTATTTCAGGATCACCTGGATACTCGGAGGTTGTTCAGGAGTTGGTGTTTGGCCCTGAGTACCAGACGGCCGGGCACTTAGCCGGAGCACACACCCCCGGAGGTACAGGAGGTCTGCGGGTAGCTGCCGATTTCCTCCATGCGAATTTCCCTCAAGCGACCGTGTGGCTCAGCGAGCCCACGTGGCCCAATCATCCCAGCGTTTTTGCCGCAGCAGAAGTTCCAACCAAGACTTACCCTTACTTCGACCAACAGACCAATAGTCTTGCCTTCGAGCAAATGCTCGCTGCCATCGAAAAAATGCCTGCTGGCGACGTGATCCTTCTACATGGCTGCTGCCACAATCCGACGGGGATAGATCCCACGGCTAAAGAGTGGCAGCAAATCGTCCAAGCGGTTGCCAAGCGTGGATTGTTGCCCTTTCTCGACTTTGCCTATCAGGGTTTCGGGGACGGGCTTGATGAAGATGCGGCTGGAGTGCGCGAGTTTCGCAATGCGGGAGGCGATCTGATCGTTTGCAGTTCCTTCTCTAAGAATTTCGGCCTCTATCGAGAGCGAGTCGGAGCCCTGTCCATCGCTTGCGCCACGAACGACGCCGCCACAGCCGTGCAGAGCCAGATCAATCGTGCAATTCGGGCGAATTACTCGAATCCACCAGCCCACGGGGCAGCCATCGTTGAAACAATTCTTCGCGATCAAAATCTTCGAGAAACCTGGGAAAAAGAACTTTCTGCCATGCGGGACCGTATAAACGGGATGCGCCAGCAATTGGTCGATTCACTAGAGGCGAAGGGGGTGCCGGGAGACTACTCTTTTATCACGCGACAGCGAGGCATGTTCTCCTTTTCCGGACTAACGAAGGACCAGGTCGAACAACTTCGCGAGCAATATGCTATCTATATAGTAGGTTCTGGACGTATCAATGTTGCCGGTTTGACCCCCGCCAACATCGACCGAGTAACCGAGGCAATCGGCGCCGTGGTCAGCAAGAGTGCTTGACTCGCAAAGTTTCGCCGCAGTGTTCCTAAAATAGCTCCAAAGGTGGTAGCAACGTGAACATCCTGTTCGCCACATCCGAAGCAGCCCCATTTTCCAAAACGGGAGGCCTGGGCGACGTCTGTGGAAGTCTCCCACGCGAGCTTTACACGCTGGGTCATCGCCCTGCTGTGATCTTGCCCGCTTTTCGCCAGGTCTATCAGGCAGGGCTCCCTATCGAATCGACTGGCATCAGCTTTGAGATCCCCATCGGTCAAAAGCGCGTGGGTTGCCAGATTCTTGAGAGCCACTTGCCCGATTCGGCAGTCCCTGTGTACTTCATAGAGAACCACGACTACTACGATCGCCCTCAATTTTATGGAGAGAATGGGGAAGAGTATCGTGACAACTGCGAACGATTCGTGTTCTATAGTCGAGCCGTGCTGGAAGCGATCCGCCAACTCGAACTAGGGACCGAACTCATTCATTGCAATGATTGGTGCGCGGGCCTAATCCCTGCCTACCTGAAAACGCTCTATGCCGAAGAAGCCCCCTTCGACCAGATCGCATCACTCTACACGATTCACAATCTGGCCTACCAAGGCAGTTTCTGGCACTGGGACATGGCGCTGACTGGTATCGATTGGAAATATTTTAACTGGCGATACATGGAATTCTTCGGCAACTTGAATTTCATGAAGTCGGCAATCGTCTTCGCCGACACGATCAACACGGTGAGCCCTACTTATGCCCAAGAGATCCTCCACCCGCCATTAAGTTGCGGTTTGGAAGGGGCACTTGAACATCGGCGCAATGATCTGTTTGGCATCATCAATGGAGTTGACTACGCAGAGTGGAACCCAGCGATCGATCCCTATCTGGCACCCAACAATTACGATGCAGAACGACTATCTATCGGCAAGACTGCCTGCAAAGAGGCACTGCAGCGTGAAATGAACCTACCGGTGAATTCTGGAATTCCGCTGGTGGCTGCCGTTGGCAGGCTGGCCGATCAGAAAGGATTCGACCTGATTTCGAGGGTCATGGAGCAGTGGGCCACTGAAAAAGAGGTTCAATGGGTCATCCTCGGAACTGGCGATCCAAAGTACCACCAAGTATTAGGAAAACTTGCCGCGGAACATCCCGACAAAATTGCCGTGAGGCTGGAATTTTCCAATGAGTTGGCCCATCGTATCGAAGCCGGTGCCGACATGTTCCTCATGCCCAGCCAGTATGAACCGTGCGGACTCAATCAACTCTACAGTCTTAAGTACGGTACCGTTCCCATCGTCCGCGCGACAGGGGGATTGGCGGATACCGTCGTTGATGTGAATGCCGAGTCCTTGGCAGAGGGGACCGCAACAGGTTTTAGCTTCAACGAGTACACAACACTCGCACTTTCTGAGGCGTTAAATCGGGCGTGTTCGATGTTTGCCGACAAGCCTTCATGGCACAAGCTGATTCAGACGGGCATGCGACAAGATTGGTCCTGGAGTAACAGTGCCCGCGAGTACAGCAATCTCTATAAACGCACCCTCGCCCAGGCACGGCAGGGTGTGTTGAGTTGAAGTTGTCTGATTGCATGCAATGAAGAACTCAGCGCCAAATACTTTCTAGGGAGCAAAAACCTGAATAGTCAGCCGGTTTTCGAGTTACGCATCGACCCCGTCACCGGCCGGCGGGTCTTGATTGCTGAAGGCCGCGCAGCTCGGCCCAACGATTTCACTACTGCCCCCGTCGAGCAGCCAAAGTCCCACGGGCCTCTGGCAAATTGTCCTTTCTGTCGCGGCAACGAACACCAAACCCCCCGCGAGTTGGCTCAGCGCACCGATGACCAGGACAACTGGCAGGTCCGGGTGGTGCCGAATAAGTATCCCGCCGTCTCGTTGGAACCGCCGGTCTGTGAGAGTGAATCAAGCGAGCTCC contains:
- a CDS encoding extracellular solute-binding protein codes for the protein MQSGSILNRLPVIIIALLAVSAAVGLTIALQNSPKGPVVVIYTALDEQFSRPILDKFTEQTGIRVLAKYDTESTKSVGLTQALFAERSRPRCDVFWNNEMVNTLRLARDGLLQDRDSSLYAEFPTEYRSKENLWCGFAARARVLLVNTDLVSDQDFPSGIEDLCDPMWKDRVGIAKPLAGTTASHAACLFAVWGEERTKDFFRRLKANAQVLGGNKQVARAVATGSLAFGITDTDDALIELEAGFPVAIIYPDQEEDQLGTLFIPNTVAMVKGAPHEKSAQKLIEFLLSPEVEEILAAGPSAQIPLRPGVPKSDRVESPATVKAMQVDFQKAAATWNAAAQFLRSEFATAE
- a CDS encoding type II toxin-antitoxin system RelE/ParE family toxin, with the protein product MATFAVGDLVPRDGLNLNGVPYHCGIRHKTVGDGVCELRIDYGPGYRVYCDRDIETAKAYWADHKARGSEDNYGTC
- a CDS encoding DEAD/DEAH box helicase, with translation MPDLWLYHSCRIPQNEIRLILVTNPASSEETPDSGPAPTFAQLGLSDVMLASLVAASYHEPSPVQAGIIPRAIAGVDVLGQARTGTGKTAAFAIPILERLGTESCGPLPQALVLVPTRELAVQVRDEISKLAHGRKTRCQAVYGGKPIRQQIDRLGRGADIVVGTPGRVIDLLSRSALKLEKLEFVVLDEADRMLDIGFRPDIEKILRRCPQKRQTLLLSATVAPGIERLAKRYMVDPEIMDFSPKNKTVDTIEQHYFSVDEERKYELLVRLIQREDPEQAIVFCRTKRGTDRLHNKLSKKTPSVDLIHGDMQQSARDRVMRKFRAGDVKILIATDVVGRGIDVSNISHIVNYDLPQSSDDYVHRVGRTGRMGREGVAYSFVTPEQGIELTRIEMLINTLLKRDEIEGFQTVATAAPPQEARADAEPAEKKPAPPGQRPRRRHRRGL
- a CDS encoding inositol-3-phosphate synthase, with protein sequence MSTPRIGIWIIGARGGVSVTTLVGLSALRNGLTPETGLVSCLAEFAHLPLTNWDQFVVGGHEIRSSTLQDEAQRLHHDSRVIEAVALEKSQDFLASAEANIRPGVLWNVGPTIRDLASPDVAVEKSARDAVDRVQADLRDFQQRERLDNVVVVNLASTEALVDSSLWPETWEAAEEQLGQPDCPLPASSLYAIGALELGMPYINFTPSLGATPKGIDELARKKNICHAGRDAKTGETLLKSVLAPMFASRNLEVMSWVGHNIFGNLDGKVLSDPDNKASKVKSKDQLLERILGYAPQSLVSIEHIASLGDWKTAWDHVHFRGFLQTPMTLQLTWQGCDSLLAAPLVLDLVRFVLVAQERGETGALGVLGSFFKSPLGTDRHGFAEQTEDLIAWARRSS
- a CDS encoding amino acid aminotransferase — protein: MLETVDLAPRDAILGLTVAFNEDPRSEKVNLSVGVYQDEHGKTPTLGSVVEAENILAAGPSNKAYLPISGSPGYSEVVQELVFGPEYQTAGHLAGAHTPGGTGGLRVAADFLHANFPQATVWLSEPTWPNHPSVFAAAEVPTKTYPYFDQQTNSLAFEQMLAAIEKMPAGDVILLHGCCHNPTGIDPTAKEWQQIVQAVAKRGLLPFLDFAYQGFGDGLDEDAAGVREFRNAGGDLIVCSSFSKNFGLYRERVGALSIACATNDAATAVQSQINRAIRANYSNPPAHGAAIVETILRDQNLRETWEKELSAMRDRINGMRQQLVDSLEAKGVPGDYSFITRQRGMFSFSGLTKDQVEQLREQYAIYIVGSGRINVAGLTPANIDRVTEAIGAVVSKSA
- the glgA gene encoding glycogen synthase GlgA, producing MNILFATSEAAPFSKTGGLGDVCGSLPRELYTLGHRPAVILPAFRQVYQAGLPIESTGISFEIPIGQKRVGCQILESHLPDSAVPVYFIENHDYYDRPQFYGENGEEYRDNCERFVFYSRAVLEAIRQLELGTELIHCNDWCAGLIPAYLKTLYAEEAPFDQIASLYTIHNLAYQGSFWHWDMALTGIDWKYFNWRYMEFFGNLNFMKSAIVFADTINTVSPTYAQEILHPPLSCGLEGALEHRRNDLFGIINGVDYAEWNPAIDPYLAPNNYDAERLSIGKTACKEALQREMNLPVNSGIPLVAAVGRLADQKGFDLISRVMEQWATEKEVQWVILGTGDPKYHQVLGKLAAEHPDKIAVRLEFSNELAHRIEAGADMFLMPSQYEPCGLNQLYSLKYGTVPIVRATGGLADTVVDVNAESLAEGTATGFSFNEYTTLALSEALNRACSMFADKPSWHKLIQTGMRQDWSWSNSAREYSNLYKRTLAQARQGVLS